atcaAGTATTTTGCTGAATGATTGCATACTTGAttcctttttcttgtctctgctctctctctgaGCTGTATATTGAATCAATTCTTTAGCAGCAAGTGATTCTAACAGAACATATACTTCAAAAATCTTCAAATATATTGCAGAAAGTGGTGAGAGAGCACTGCTagtttgtatttctttgtttatcTTCGTGTTGATGTTGTAGCTGTGTCATTCAGCTGATTTGTCTTTTTTCACTGTCTAAAACGAATGAAAACTCAAGTTGATGTTCTCATGAGTCTGTCAGATTTTAAGGTGTGGTTCTGTCTTGATCCTACAGTAGATTTGGATTCAGAGGGGTGAAAACTCAAATCTCCTTTCCAGCAAGAAATGAGAGGAGTGTTGGAATCCTCTCATATTAAACGTATGTTTCACATAGCTAATGAAATGGGAACAAAATTTACATACAAGGAAGAAGCTGTTTTGAATTTGTACCTTGTAGGcgttttatttttcttggagaGCTGATATGATTTGAAGTTGGTTCTGCTTAAGATGATTAACTCTACATTGTAACTTATACTGCAGCCTTGTATTGGCATGTTGTCCCTCAAAGACAGGTAAATATGCATGTGTTTGGCACTTTTGCCTTATTTGTCAGATTCAGGTATGTAAGACAACCGAACCATAGCTGCAGATCTACTCTGTGTACAGAAAGATAAGGAATTAATTTATAAGAAGGAAAGTATGATCTGATCTATCTTTTTTAGGTTCACAGGGGCCATGTAGCTTGAAATCAAATGACAAGGAGCAGTTGCTGCTTCACAACCAAGATGAAGATGAGGATGAAGAGCCTCCTGAATACAGACATACCAAAGTCAAAAGAAGGCAAGTCATGAAATTTAGACAAGCTTTTTTCTCAAGAAGCTCAGGTCCTGAAGCCTCCTGATTTACAGTAACTGTTTGTCTGATGGAGATTGTGAATTTAAAACTTCAGTACAATACTATGTAGCCTTCTGTCATGGCTTATCACTTATTCTGGCTTATCACTCTACCTGGCAACAACTGTTGgatatttcttctcttccattgCTTTATGAAAACAACGTACAGCCTCAATGGCTGTGCAAGGTGACGTTACTGTTCACATGCCACTGAAGTATACAAGATTTTAAAGTTGGAGCAGCTTGCTTATCTAGGTCTAATTAGTGTAGGTGATACAAGAAGAGTAAATAATCTGTATTGTTTAACTAAATTGAATTCTGCAAGTAaagtgctcagtgctgtggcagTCATAAAATAGCTACTCTGCCTCGTCATAGTCTTCCTTCTCTAAAAATTTATAAACCCAAAGATGATGAATTGGCTCTTCCTCTCTAACAAATTTACCAACTCAAAGGtgaagggatggatgggatTATTCTTCTAATGgtgttgctttggttttgttctagtattttgctgctgccatcgcattaataataaataatagtaTCAGTAAAGTAATAGATGATGAAGGTAATTTGGAAATATTGTGAACAAACACAGTCTTCATCAGGTCCACGTAGGGCTtgatttttaatactttaagAGGTATGTACTCATGCCTATGAATAGGCTGGTGTTACCTGCCCTGCTTAGTTTCAGTAGTGTGTGGAAGAACTTACTGAAGCCCACATTTAAATGTTTCAGTATGTGAGTTGCTTAGTGGTGTATAAGAGTGGTTTTTGCAGTAAGTAACTTCGtcatctgcattttttcttaGCCATGAACTGGATGTGGATGAGAACCCAGTGGAAGATCCTGAGGAAACTTGCTCTGTTTTGGGTTTCAAGTGTGGCACGGGACAAAAGTAATTCCTTATGGGGAACTCAGGGGTTTCTTTGTGtctgttcttttaatttttttttttaattttgaagatgATTTCCAAAGTTAATCTCTGCTCTTAATACAGCTGTCATCATTATGCTAGAGAGAGTTGAAAAGTTACAAAGAATaattcaagaacaaaaaaaagtgcattGAAACAGAAGTGTAGCTCATAAAGTACTTGTAATTGTGTAAATGGTAAATGGCTGGGCTGCTACTTAAATTAGGAATTCTTAAAGGCTCTGACAGTGAATGATCCTCTCAGCTTTCAATTCTTTTGGTTTAGATCACAACTTATAGCTGTTTCATATTGGAATGAGGTTGCATTATACTAGTAAAATGTTGCTATGCTAATAATGTGTTGCCAGAGATACTGACcaatgaaatttcattttggTGGTATGGCCTAAAGATACGGTGGGCAGTGCTCCACAAGAgacaaaagcagctgttttggAAGTTCTTTGCAGCCACCAAGAACATGTTTTACTCTACTAATCGAGATACTTTTTTATTTCCGTTTCTTCAGGCTGATCTGGGAAATTGTTTCCACCTAAAATTGTATGcctagtagaaaaaaaaacaccctaaaaaactgaaactgatttgaataaacattttcaaatacaaatatttaaaagttttcatGAAGGTACATTGTTTTGCAGCTATATTGAGTGGCTTATATTTCAAGATTGAAACAAATGTCtcataaggaaataatttagtCTAAATCATCTTCTGTAGACATCAACATTGATATTAGCTTCcagattgggaaaaaaaaacagctaagtcttcttcctttgttttttttccccattttattcctttatttcagGTATGGTGGAATTCCTGATTTCACCCACCGGAGTGTCCAGTACttggagaaaaaagcaaaactcaggTCCAAATTCTTGGATATGCGTAAACCAAGAAAGAGCAAAAACACACACATCTTCTTTACAGAGGAATCTGAAATGTCttgcaaaaaaagtaaaactttgaAGAAGGTAAGttgaatttttaatgttaattcCAATTCAAATTCTCTAACTCATAGACTTGTCTGCTTATTTAATTGTTGCTGAATTatgaacatggaaaaaaaattaattgcccAGAGTAGGTGCCATTTTTACAGTGTCACTCCACTGCTTTCTATtctgttgtgttgtgttttctttaatgttGTTCCCTGATTAGGTGAAGATTAGTTTGGTTAGGGTAGATATGGAAAGATGTTGGTGGGCTCTTGGCAATTTATTGAGAGGAACCCAGACTTTATGACAAAGTTATGTGAAATTTATTCCTGACATCTGGATGTGTAGATGTCTGTAGTTACTAGAAGCATCTCTGGTTTCCAAGTACATATAGGGGCATTTGTTAATGATTTctgcagtgaaggggaaaatgTTTGGATATTTTAGTGTATTAACTTCATATTCTTATCAGTTTGTATCAACTTTTTTGCTTATACCTCTTCCtgtatttaatttcacttttatgtttaaatatttttttttggcaactcataaattaatgagaaaaactTGTTCACGCTAGAGTTTTCTTAGCTGAGTCTcttaaaaaatcttttacttCAGATTTAAATGCTACTTTGTCACCTTTTGGGATGCTTGGCATTCCTTAGCACCCAAGTGCAAAATGCTGTTTCCTGTTGGTGACAGCACATTTTGTATTGAGCTCCACTCCCAGTGCTATCATTTTTGATCAGAGGCTTGACAATTTCTATCTTCTACCTGAAGACAGTATTGTTTGTGGTCAACTTTAATaaggagtagaaaaaaaaaattacaaatttctTCAGACTTTCTGGTGAGAACTGCCCCAGTCCTTTTGCTAGTCAGAGAAATAGTAACATAAAAGTGAGCATCAAGAGACACCTTTGAAGAGTTTGGACTAGCATCTGCGTGTTTGTTAGGGTGTAGTGCTGAGTTTTCTACTGTGCAGCAGAACCCTATGGCGTATGCACTATTTGATGCATCTTGGAGCTTATACAGGTGATGTGTGAAAGTGAATTTTACCTGTTCATCCAAACATGGAGGGCAGAGTACAGCTTCTTTGAATGTGGATCAGAGACAAGTTAGTTATTAAAAGGTAGTAGTCTTGGTTAAGCCTGACCATTAATGTCTCAGGTATTACttgagaatgttttttcttatttatcagTTGATTTTGCAGAGATTCTCTTTAGCTGGCGTATTTCATGTAGTTTCCAAAAGCAAGTTGGTTTTGAAATGCTGTGCAGAGAGGAgtagaacaagacttgtttatccattcaaatgttttttactgtgggtattttactttgttttggtttttgtttttttttgcaaaatacatgTGGTTGGGAGTGTATGCATGGCAGGTGTTTTTGAACTCTAATGCTTTTAAACTAGCCTTATAGTTTAAAAGTAAGCTGTTTAACAGTCTAATTCTAATTGTTCATGATATTTTACAATTTGCAGGTGGAAGCATTTTTGAAGCAGGTTAATAAGCCTGAGGAGGAGGCCACATCCCAGACAGCCTCCCTTGAGGGTAAAGCGGAGGCATCATCAGGAAGCAGCGACTTGGAGGATCAAGAAGGCATTGCTGCCTCACAGGTGGCAACACTGaatgctgaaaatgaaaacccaCCATCTTCCAGCATGGCTGGGTGTGATCCTGGAAGGAGTAACGTTGAGGAGGAAGCTCAGGATGTGGCAATGAGTGGCTGTGATGGTTGGGATGCGGGGAGGAAGGAGCACAGCTGTGGGCGGCAGCTGGTCCCTCTGGATATTCCTGATTATCTCCAGGCAGAGACAGAGGATGTCGGCCAAGGTACATCCGTTTCTTACAAACAGGGAACAAATTGGCTGTGGGCTTAGTACTGCCTTCCCAAATTATGGCATTGTGTGGTAGCTGATTATTCTGTTTGTTCAGGAAGACTCCTTAAGTCCAAGGGGTAATGAGGCCAATTGAGAGCTGTGCTAGTGGAAGTAGCTTGTTGTAGTGGTGTGCCAGAATACTAGGTCTTGTCTTTAATCTTGGCAGTATTTCTCTCTCTGTAAATAGTCATTGTTGATCCTAGGCATCACCTAACAGGTCTTCAGTTCacacacttttttcccctctgaggATGAGAGTGATTAACTTGGGGGTAAATATCACAAACTTTCAGGTCTTGGGTTCTCAGATGCACATTGCTGAACTGTGTGTGCAAGTGTGtgctgttaaaattattttccagaggaaaaatatcCATCTGACAGTTACTCTACTGTGTTGAATTTCTACTGTAAAGCACTTGTCTACTCCTTGTTTATACAGTGGCATTTAGATCCACTTGTTTGCTCCCTGTGCAGAGTTCTATTGCCATCAGTCAAAGATTATGCCTATCCTGTTGAAGCTCTTAAATAATGGGTGaagttttatgatttttttaggACTGTGACTGTTACCCATCAGGTAGCACCGTTCTCTTGAAACAGAGGGTGCTCTTTTTTAACTTAAATCACTAATCTGCATAATCTGGCAAACAATAATAAAGGTCATTTATCAGTGTTGCTTAACTTgagtatttcatattttaactCTAACAGTTACATTCCTAGCCTACAAGAACAGTAATTATTAACTTTTTCAGTGTCTTCTAGTTGcagatgaaaaaattattgcaaagaagaaggagaaaaaaaagaggagaaggaaaaaaaatgcactgggAACTATACCTGCTGAGATTGCTGCTGATCCAGAGCTGGCCAAGTACTGGGCACAGCGCTACCGACTGTTCTCTCGGTTTGATGAGGGAATTAAATTAGACAGAGGTATGTTTAGCACTAACTGCACTGACTTGGTGGTGTAAGATATATGCAAATACAAACCTGTAGCCCTTCTTGCAGTTTCTTATAAGGGAAGTGTTACTGACTCTGTACTTTCACCTCTGGATAAATTCCATCTGCCAGCAGGCTTTGGCATCAGTAGAGCTTCTACTACTGAACCTTAGagttcttcagcctggagaagaggaggttctgGGGAGATCTTACAGGGGTCTTCCAGTACCTGTAGAGAGTTACAGGAAgcctggggagggacttttacAGGGGCATATAATGAGAGGACAAaggataatggctttaaactggaagagatgtgatttagattagacattaggaggacttcactctgagggtggtgaggcactggaataggttgctcagggaagctgtggatgcccccgccctggaagtgttccaaaACCAggtttgagcaacctggtctagtgggaagtgtccctgcccatgcagggaggatgtaactagatgatctttaaggtcccttctgacccaaaccattctatgattctgtgattctagcATGAGACATCCCTGTTCATATTATTCCTGACATTTGCTGAAGATCATACTGTCCCCAAATTACACTTGGTCAGGACTTTTTTAAGAACtaagttacattttttaatttctgtattttataataCAATTTTGTGAAACTTTGAATGTGCTGTTGGACCTAGTTttgttctactttttttctgactttcagCAATCACTTTCAAAGTTACTTTTTTCATGTTTACATGGAAACCACTTCCAAATCATAAATTCATAGGTAGATGAGGAATTAGGATTACTGCTTTTTTATATCTTGGATGTGTTGGTTTTGTAAACCTTTCCCTTCTACTACTCTCCCGTATAAACATGTAGATTATTTGGCAAACCAGACgttgtaaagaaaataatgtgtcAGATATGAGTAAAtgtgttctgttttcatttgttacAGAGTGTAATCATAAAGTATGCATAAAGATTTTCATAGCTGTCTCAGTGGACTTGTCCTTGATAATCCAGAGTCCTTGGCACCAAGCTGAACAAAGCAATCACCGAGATTCAGGCATATCTGTTTGCTTCAGTGAGACTTTATTTGCTTAGCAAATCTCTGGACTGACCAGAATTTATCATCTTCAGAGCCTGTATTTGCCGGTCAAATGCGTTAAGCCAAAATTGTTGGGATTAATGCTAAACCTTCAGTTGTGGagggttgtttgtttgctttgttttaggTAACCTTGAGATGAAAGGCAAAAATACAtgtcttccctttcctttgcaGAAGGCTGGTTTTCTGTTACTCCTGAGAAAATAGCTGAGCACATTGCTGTCCGTGTCAGCCAGTCGTTCAACTGCGATATCATAGTGGACGCGTTCTGCGGGGTTGGGGGAAACGCCATTCAGTTTGCATTGACCTCAAAAAGAGGTAAGCATGGGTGGTGTATAGCACattgttttgctgctttgatCTTTTTCCCTGAAGAATTGAGTATGGACTTCACtggtttcttgttttggtttttcttttttttttttttttttttttcggtttggtttgggtttttttggttttttttagttttttcagtgcttctgaagCAACAGATGCCCTTTTGCTTCATCAGACTCACAAGATgagctttcttcttttaaaaaatacctatgaaactgcttttctattttaagtCAGAGTTGAATTTGTGTTGTACTTGTCAAAGTTATTTTTACATGGCACAGTAGCTGGTCTGTCTGATACTCTGAAGATTGCTGGTGAGAGCTGAGTTTTTCTTAACAGTGCCAACCTGCAGAGATGCCACAAAAATGCTATTTTCCCAATTGTTACAACAAAGTCTAGGTACTTAAAAACAAGTTATATGTGGTAAGTACTTAAAACACTTGAATGGGATTACCTGTGGGTACAGCAGAACCAGATATGGAAAAGTAGTGAGAATTTTAGTCCAAATTCCTGTTGCCAGCTGATGACACTGGAGTGAATCATGAGAATGCTTTCTGTAAAAACACTGACTACTTGATATTTCCCTGCTTGTCAAACACTAGTAAAATACCAGTTCATCTAacacttttaaataattttttaccaAGGTAAGTGGTAGTTTCTGTTGCATTAAATCTCATAGATTATGATACATCCTATAAGTATTTTATAAATTTCACTTAGATTTTTTCATGGCTAAGTTTTTATCTCTGTGGTTACATACTGCCTTTGCATTCTGTCTCTTGTGCTGTGctgagttgttttttaaaacccaATTTTCAGCACAATGTGATCAGCCACAGATAAATATCTTTAACAAAGGGGAAGAGTAAGTTTCTAAGTGACACCATTTAAGCTGTCAGACTCCTGCCAAGCTGGAAGCAAGGAGGACTTTTCTTTTGTAGGCAGCCAGCCTTACCCATCCAGTACTTGAGCTAAGATGAGGGATTCTCATGGTAGTAGATGTATGACTCTCAAAAGCAAATCCTTCCTAGCTTTGCAGCAGTAGCTGAGCCTTCCTGGTCTTGGCTGCCTGCTTTCCCTTGCTGGTTTGTAAATGCAGCAGTTCTGCTCTTGGCGGACCCTTTGCTCTTGGCTTCCAAGGGCAGGTCCTTCCCTGCTGAGGAGCTGTAGCTTCGTGCCTACCGTGATCTACAAAACTGAAAACCTTCCATACTGCACAATGATAGGTTATAAATATGACTCCTGCAGAGGAACACCCTCACTCTGAAGGGTTATGTTGGTGGTCAGGTGGCATTCTCAGCTCACGTTAACCCCTAGGTGTCCTCTTTCTTTTATTGGCAGTGATTGCTATTGATATTGATCCCGAGAAGCTCAGTCTTGCCCGGAACAACGCCGAGGTGTACGGCGTGGCGGATCAGATAGAATTTGTGTGTGGAGACTTCATGGTGCTGGCTGCTGACCTCCAAGCTGATGTTGTGTTCCTCAGCCCACCCTGGGGGGGGCCTGACTATGCCACTGCTGAAATCTTCGATATCCAAACCATGATTTGCCCAGATGGATATCCTTTCAAAGTTACATACCGTTGTGGTTTTCAGTCCGTTATGAGCCggtttctccctttcttctcctccctctcttggCACAGGCCTTGCATGTCCAGTTGGCTGACTGTGGATAATAGGACAGCAGCTGAAGTCCAAGATGTGCTGCATTTCTTTAGTTATCCTCCTGTAACTTCAGCTATATCACTGACcacttaaaattaaatattttttattataatttttattttttttaaaaaatccgTGTTAttctttaaagtaaaaaaaaacttctagAGAATTCTAGTAGCTTCTTAACTCAAAGCATAGATTCTGCAGGTTTAAGtcctttatattattttattgaaaaaaaacaatcaataAACAAATAGCCATGTCATACATATGTATAGGCCATAACTAGCTTCATGAACTACcattttttgtcattattttaactttttaattcaatcataaaaggtttattttatttaaagtgcTTTACTCGATCTGTTCTCAATCATACCACCTATCTATGGATTGGGAAATCATAGAAGAACAAGCAAAATATTAACTGTTATaattaattatataatatatataatatatataattatataatttcCATACTAATTTATTAACAGTGAGAGTGAACACTCATCCAGCTGGAAAGTTACTGGCATAATAGTTTCTTCAAATATGAAAgagcagtgggtttttttcaccaaaaataGTCCCAGCTGTTTCCCTTTTGGTGAAAAGGCTGCTGTATTTGTTAGAGTGAGAAATCTTTGTATCCATGTGTGAGAGATTTCTCATAAATGGGTTAGAAGACAAGCATCAAACCAATGTAGTAACTATGAACTATATTCAAATTTCTCAGCTACTATTCTGCAgttcagttacatttttttccccctagttTCTGAGAAAGTAATTTCAGAACAGTAGCTGACTTACATAACCAGAACACTAACTAGAATTTAATTACATAATAATTGAGTTTGAGACATGTTTTCAAAATGAATTATTATAAACCAACTTCTCCCTccccagtcttttttttttcctttactggCCTCTACATTTGAAATTTTCAGGCTCTCCAAGAAGATCACCAACAACATTGTGTACTTTCTACCTCGGAACGCTGACATTGATCAGGTGTGTTACCAGATAAGGGCTTGGCAATTACAAAAAGTTTAGCTGGCTtgaagtatatatattttaaccACAAACCTAAGATTTCTAAGTCTGTTCAGATGAATGTGAAAGGttcaggttttttggggggggttacatttgaaaattatataagtgatttctgtgtttgctgtaCATATATTTAGAAATGGGAGTAGTAGGTCATTTCCATGGTGCTGATACTGTTCCTTCATAACAGACTGGAGATTCTTGCAGAAAATCCAAAGCCAGTAGAGTTCTTGAGTACCAGACAGATACATcaccataaaagaaaaaaataaataaattaactggCTCTTACCATCTGATAAATTGCTCAGTCCTGGACTTTAATCACTTTCAGTTTATGAAGGAGTTGCAGGAAATCACTGCACAGCCTGCAATCACTATCATCACTGATAGTAGATTAGAGACAAATGTTATGCCACCAGAGGTGGCACTGAGTCTTGTCTATACAAGTGTGTGGTTCCATATGGACTGCCTGCATTCCAGTGATGGTGAGATAGGTAGTGAGATGCATCACTGACTTTAAACACACAATTTGTTTCACCAGCATGCGGTTTTCTTCACCAGTGTGGGGTACTAgaaatttttggtttgttgtttggtttttttttagagcaaCTAGATGACTGTAACAATTCCCCTTGAGTGTCTGGTTTAGGTTCATCTGTATATTTTCTATATTAATGATTTAGATTTTTTGCAAATAAGGAAGTGGTGAGGTGTTCTTACCTGCATCATGCCTC
This DNA window, taken from Calypte anna isolate BGI_N300 chromosome 2, bCalAnn1_v1.p, whole genome shotgun sequence, encodes the following:
- the TGS1 gene encoding trimethylguanosine synthase: MVPEPQGRLVAELLLGAGEARSILCLCSRAFVEDRKLYKLGLKGFYVKGDNDSTGEEQASEEENHYPNGTTKGGTNHALDPEEAELDSEAELMKSMGLPLQFGGQSAHRDFVATENHRKRNNMKIVKRKKKKKNELQQKHEEKTGQDQACGDCIQSVSAELALATELHENSSKPQAGNEGNCENSESLANEALPSELKGKWEKYWSEYGETLLWQGWLEKHQEVSLSEAATASEPWNSPATREEWEQHYSELYWYYLEQFKYWTSQGWTTESSHGDNVEVNGDTQETGLLGKMDVVSPGAECTEVLSLELSPSKIRSEDILPASAEPHSKIISGICRLSLNLEEVEQSSAALPVAHQGLQERGSSDSESQKEPCDGGTRKRSASCENKSINQSGSQGPCSLKSNDKEQLLLHNQDEDEDEEPPEYRHTKVKRSHELDVDENPVEDPEETCSVLGFKCGTGQKYGGIPDFTHRSVQYLEKKAKLRSKFLDMRKPRKSKNTHIFFTEESEMSCKKSKTLKKVEAFLKQVNKPEEEATSQTASLEGKAEASSGSSDLEDQEGIAASQVATLNAENENPPSSSMAGCDPGRSNVEEEAQDVAMSGCDGWDAGRKEHSCGRQLVPLDIPDYLQAETEDVGQVADEKIIAKKKEKKKRRRKKNALGTIPAEIAADPELAKYWAQRYRLFSRFDEGIKLDREGWFSVTPEKIAEHIAVRVSQSFNCDIIVDAFCGVGGNAIQFALTSKRVIAIDIDPEKLSLARNNAEVYGVADQIEFVCGDFMVLAADLQADVVFLSPPWGGPDYATAEIFDIQTMICPDGFEIFRLSKKITNNIVYFLPRNADIDQVASLAGPGGKVEIEQNFLNNKLKTITAYFGDLIRHDIS